From Mucilaginibacter gotjawali:
AACCAATAACCCGGAAATCCGTTTTTATGCCGGGATGCCGCTGGTAACCAGCGGAGGGTACCGCCTGGGCACCCTCTGTGTAATTGACCGGAGTCCGGGCCGCTTAACTGAAAAACAAAGGTTTGGTTTAAAAGTACTCGCCAATAATGTAATAAAAATTACCGAACTGAGGATAAAAAACAAGGAGCTTTATTACCTCACCGAAAACCAAAAAAGAATAATTTCCATACTCGCACATGACGTCAGAACGCCCTTATCGTCTATTAAAAATATCATCGAACTTAAACAAACCAATATTATTGATACATTAGATGCTGCCGAAATGATGGAGATGGTAAGTGGCCAATTAACCAACACTATCGAAATGGTTGAAAACATTGTAAGCTGGGGGCAGCAGCAATTACAGTTTGGTAGTTTACAATTAAAGGATTTTGATTTTTATAAGCTGGTAAAACGGGTTTTTGGCACCGAATCATTAAAAAGCAAGGCAAAAAACAATAAACTGATCAATAGTATACCAAGGCAAACCATCATCCATTCTGACGAAAGAGCTTTGGAATTCATTTTACGAAACCTGATAAGCAACGCCAATAAATTCACCGCCAACGGAAACATTACGGTTGAAATGCAGCCAAAGGGATTAAAAACGCTGTTTACCATAACTGATACCGGTGTGGGGATGTCGCCTGAAAAGGCTGTTGAGTTGCTTGAAAATAATTCCTTTAGATCAACTTTAGGTACCCATAAAGAAAAAGGCAGCGGCTTGGGTCTTATGCTGGTAAAAGAGTTTATTGAACGGCTTGATGGTAAAATCACTGTTGAAAGCGAAATTGATAAAGGCACGAGTTTCAAAATTATTATATAATGGAAGAATCCATATTTCAAAAATTTTCTTCAATCGATACCAAAGAAATTGCCCCGGGCTTTTTCTCTAAACTGATCCATACTTCCACCAACACCATCAATTTTATTGAGGTAAAGGCAGGCTGTTCTATACCGCGGCACAGGCACATTCATGAGCAATGCTCCTTCTCGGTTGAAGGCAAGTTTGAGATGACCGTTAACGATATTCCCCAAATATTAGATCCGGGCTTATTTGCTATCATACCATCAAATGCATGGCATAGCGGCATCGCCATCACCGATTGTAAACTGATAGACATTTTCAGCCCGGTAAGGGAAGACTACCGGGCACTTTAATCAACAAAAAGCCCCGGTAAATCCGAGGGCACTGAAAAAGTGACTATTTATCAAAAGAGGCTGTTTTCATTATTGAAAACAGCCTCTTTTTCTTTGACTTGTTCGGGTAGGTGGTGGAACTCACTTTCGTGCAGACGATTCTCAGAGCCTCCATTTTACTTGTAAAACTACCTATTTAACTTTAAAGGACTTTTTCAGTGCCCTCGTAAATCCGGGGCTTTTCTTTTCTAACGATGTTCATCTTTATGAGCTGAATGATGATAGTGATGATGACGGCGGTTGTGCTTATGGTGAATAGGGTGATCCTGGGCCATTGCGCCGCTAAATGTTCCGATAGTCAGTATTCCAACTAAAAGTGCTTTTATGTATTTCATAATCTTTTCTACTAATGAGTTTATTTTTTTTCTTACAAATTAAACCGCAATTTATTTCAAAGGTTTAAGCCGGCGGTATAATGAAATATAATTGTAACACGAAGCAACTTTAGTGAAAAAATTAGCGGTGGCAGGCTATCAAATTTTTGTTCTCAGCTGCAAAAAGTTTAGGTTTGTCGTTTTCAAAATACTTTATGCCAGTAATAAAAGCCCTTGTAAGCGACGTTCCGGAACTTAACATTTTAGTAAACAGCGCCTATCGCGGCGAAACCTCCAAAAAAGGCTGGACCACCGAAGCCAATTTGCTTGAAGGGCTACGGATTGACGAGGCGACCCTCTACGGTTATTTTGAAGATCCGGATATTATTATTTTAAAAAATACAGGCGATAACGGATCAATTACGGGTTGCGTTTACCTTGAAAAACGTTCACCCAAATTATATGTAGGCATGTTTAGCGTTTCGCCATTACTGCAGGCAAAAGGCATAGGGCGGCAATTACTGATTGCGGCTGAAGAATACGCCCGGCAGTTGGATTGCCATACCTTAACCATGACGGTGATCAGCATACGGCACGAACTTATCGCCTGGTACCAGCGCCGGGGCTATCAACCTAACGGAGAAGTGCTTCCTTTTCATCACGATAAAAAATTCGGAAATCCAAAACAGCCCATTGAGCTGATCGTTATGGAAAAAAACATCTGAAACATTCATTTTTCTTTAAAAAAAGCCATTCAGGGTGCAACTTTCCAAAAGTTTTGGCGTCTCATAAAACAGATGA
This genomic window contains:
- a CDS encoding cupin domain-containing protein — protein: MEESIFQKFSSIDTKEIAPGFFSKLIHTSTNTINFIEVKAGCSIPRHRHIHEQCSFSVEGKFEMTVNDIPQILDPGLFAIIPSNAWHSGIAITDCKLIDIFSPVREDYRAL
- a CDS encoding GNAT family N-acetyltransferase, producing MPVIKALVSDVPELNILVNSAYRGETSKKGWTTEANLLEGLRIDEATLYGYFEDPDIIILKNTGDNGSITGCVYLEKRSPKLYVGMFSVSPLLQAKGIGRQLLIAAEEYARQLDCHTLTMTVISIRHELIAWYQRRGYQPNGEVLPFHHDKKFGNPKQPIELIVMEKNI
- a CDS encoding GAF domain-containing sensor histidine kinase, translating into MISAPIPKNESKRLQDLHQSGLLDTPQEAEFDEIVKLASILCNMPISLISLVDSNRQWFKARVGLDVSETTRDISFCSHAILQEGLFEVPDTLEDLRFKDNPLVTNNPEIRFYAGMPLVTSGGYRLGTLCVIDRSPGRLTEKQRFGLKVLANNVIKITELRIKNKELYYLTENQKRIISILAHDVRTPLSSIKNIIELKQTNIIDTLDAAEMMEMVSGQLTNTIEMVENIVSWGQQQLQFGSLQLKDFDFYKLVKRVFGTESLKSKAKNNKLINSIPRQTIIHSDERALEFILRNLISNANKFTANGNITVEMQPKGLKTLFTITDTGVGMSPEKAVELLENNSFRSTLGTHKEKGSGLGLMLVKEFIERLDGKITVESEIDKGTSFKIII